One genomic window of Manihot esculenta cultivar AM560-2 chromosome 16, M.esculenta_v8, whole genome shotgun sequence includes the following:
- the LOC110603937 gene encoding aspartyl protease family protein At5g10770 isoform X2, with the protein MATLYFVSPLSFRLSFPLFLALCLFFSFTTSYALFQGRKLADHSHTLQLSSLLPSDSCKPYAIKVENKVSLKVVHRHGPCSQLNQGKAGKAPSHTKILLQDESRVKSIHSKLSGTNDVKLTDAATLPAHDGSSIGSGNYIVTVGLGTPKKDLSLIFDTGSDLTWTQCQPCARSCYKQKDPIFDPSQSTSYTNISCGSSLCDSLASATGNTLNCASSTCVYGIQYGDSSFSVGFFGKERLTLTPTDVFENFYFGCGQNNQGLFGGSAGLLGLGRDPLSLVSQTSQKYNKLFSYCLPSSSSSTGFLTFGGYSSKSVKFTPLSTISAGPSFYGLDFTGISVGGSKLSISQSVFSTAGAIIDSGTVITRLPPAAYSALRSAFRQLMTKYPTAPALSILDTCYDFTNYKTVTIPKIGLFFNGGIEVDIDATGILYVNKISQVCLAFAGNSDASDVAILGNVQQRSLEVVYDGAAGKVGFAAGGCS; encoded by the exons ATGGCCACTCTCTATTTCGTTTCTCCACTCTCCTTTAGGCTTAGCTTTCCTCTGTTTCTTGCTTTATGCCTCTTCTTCTCATTCACCACCAGCTACGCCTTGTTCCAAGGAAGGAAACTTGCGGACCATTCTCATACTCTTCAACTCAGCTCTCTGCTCCCATCTGATTCTTGCAAACCTTATGCTATTAAAG TGGAGAACAAGGTATCATTGAAAGTAGTCCACAGGCATGGTCCATGCTCGCAACTAAATCAAGGGAAAGCTGGAAAAGCACCATCTCACACGAAGATCCTCTTGCAAGATGAATCCCGAGTCAAATCTATTCACTCAAAGTTGTCTGGCACCAACGATGTAAAGCTCACAGATGCAGCTACCCTTCCAGCCCATGACGGCAGCAGCATTGGCTCAGGCAATTATATCGTCACCGTGGGACTTGGGACCCCTAAAAAGGACCTTTCCCTCATTTTTGATACTGGAAGCGACCTCACTTGGACGCAATGTCAGCCATGTGCCAGGTCTTGCTATAAGCAAAAAGACCCAATTTTTGATCCCTCTCAATCAACATCATACACCAATATTTCATGCGGCTCCTCGCTCTGCGATTCACTTGCTTCTGCCACAG GCAACACTCTTAACTGTGCTTCCTCAACATGTGTGTATGGCATCCAATATGGAGACTCTTCGTTTTCTGTTGGGTTTTTTGGGAAAGAGAGGCTCACTTTAACCCCAACTGATGTTTTTGAGAACTTCTATTTCGGCTGTGGCCAAAATAACCAAGGTCTCTTTGGAGGCTCTGCCGGCCTACTTGGTTTAGGCCGTGACCCCTTGTCATTGGTCTCGCAAACCTCCCAAAAATATAACAAACTCTTTTCTTATTGTCTTCCATCCTCCTCTAGCTCAACTGGTTTCCTGACTTTCGGTGGATATTCCTCTAAATCTGTTAAATTCACACCGTTATCCACAATATCAGCCGGACCCTCCTTTTACGGTCTTGACTTTACCGGAATCAGCGTCGGAGGCAGCAAATTGTCTATTTCGCAATCAGTATTTTCAACTGCAGGCGCAATCATCGATTCAGGAACTGTTATCACTAGGTTGCCACCTGCAGCATACTCTGCTTTGAGATCAGCTTTTAGACAATTGATGACCAAGTATCCAACAGCTCCTGCATTATCAATACTTGATACTTGCTATGATTTTACCAACTATAAAACAGTCACCATACCAAAGATTGGCTTGTTCTTTAATGGTGGTATTGAGGTGGATATTGATGCAACTGGAATTCTATATGTGAATAAGATATCACAGGTGTGCTTGGCCTTCGCCGGAAATAGTGATGCATCGGATGTGGCCATTTTAGGTAATGTGCAGCAAAGGTCTCTAGAGGTTGTCTATGATGGTGCTGCTGGGAAAGTTGGATTTGCTGCAGGAGGTTGCAGTTGA
- the LOC110603937 gene encoding aspartyl protease family protein At5g10770 isoform X1, with protein MATLYFVSPLSFRLSFPLFLALCLFFSFTTSYALFQGRKLADHSHTLQLSSLLPSDSCKPYAIKAVENKVSLKVVHRHGPCSQLNQGKAGKAPSHTKILLQDESRVKSIHSKLSGTNDVKLTDAATLPAHDGSSIGSGNYIVTVGLGTPKKDLSLIFDTGSDLTWTQCQPCARSCYKQKDPIFDPSQSTSYTNISCGSSLCDSLASATGNTLNCASSTCVYGIQYGDSSFSVGFFGKERLTLTPTDVFENFYFGCGQNNQGLFGGSAGLLGLGRDPLSLVSQTSQKYNKLFSYCLPSSSSSTGFLTFGGYSSKSVKFTPLSTISAGPSFYGLDFTGISVGGSKLSISQSVFSTAGAIIDSGTVITRLPPAAYSALRSAFRQLMTKYPTAPALSILDTCYDFTNYKTVTIPKIGLFFNGGIEVDIDATGILYVNKISQVCLAFAGNSDASDVAILGNVQQRSLEVVYDGAAGKVGFAAGGCS; from the exons ATGGCCACTCTCTATTTCGTTTCTCCACTCTCCTTTAGGCTTAGCTTTCCTCTGTTTCTTGCTTTATGCCTCTTCTTCTCATTCACCACCAGCTACGCCTTGTTCCAAGGAAGGAAACTTGCGGACCATTCTCATACTCTTCAACTCAGCTCTCTGCTCCCATCTGATTCTTGCAAACCTTATGCTATTAAAG CAGTGGAGAACAAGGTATCATTGAAAGTAGTCCACAGGCATGGTCCATGCTCGCAACTAAATCAAGGGAAAGCTGGAAAAGCACCATCTCACACGAAGATCCTCTTGCAAGATGAATCCCGAGTCAAATCTATTCACTCAAAGTTGTCTGGCACCAACGATGTAAAGCTCACAGATGCAGCTACCCTTCCAGCCCATGACGGCAGCAGCATTGGCTCAGGCAATTATATCGTCACCGTGGGACTTGGGACCCCTAAAAAGGACCTTTCCCTCATTTTTGATACTGGAAGCGACCTCACTTGGACGCAATGTCAGCCATGTGCCAGGTCTTGCTATAAGCAAAAAGACCCAATTTTTGATCCCTCTCAATCAACATCATACACCAATATTTCATGCGGCTCCTCGCTCTGCGATTCACTTGCTTCTGCCACAG GCAACACTCTTAACTGTGCTTCCTCAACATGTGTGTATGGCATCCAATATGGAGACTCTTCGTTTTCTGTTGGGTTTTTTGGGAAAGAGAGGCTCACTTTAACCCCAACTGATGTTTTTGAGAACTTCTATTTCGGCTGTGGCCAAAATAACCAAGGTCTCTTTGGAGGCTCTGCCGGCCTACTTGGTTTAGGCCGTGACCCCTTGTCATTGGTCTCGCAAACCTCCCAAAAATATAACAAACTCTTTTCTTATTGTCTTCCATCCTCCTCTAGCTCAACTGGTTTCCTGACTTTCGGTGGATATTCCTCTAAATCTGTTAAATTCACACCGTTATCCACAATATCAGCCGGACCCTCCTTTTACGGTCTTGACTTTACCGGAATCAGCGTCGGAGGCAGCAAATTGTCTATTTCGCAATCAGTATTTTCAACTGCAGGCGCAATCATCGATTCAGGAACTGTTATCACTAGGTTGCCACCTGCAGCATACTCTGCTTTGAGATCAGCTTTTAGACAATTGATGACCAAGTATCCAACAGCTCCTGCATTATCAATACTTGATACTTGCTATGATTTTACCAACTATAAAACAGTCACCATACCAAAGATTGGCTTGTTCTTTAATGGTGGTATTGAGGTGGATATTGATGCAACTGGAATTCTATATGTGAATAAGATATCACAGGTGTGCTTGGCCTTCGCCGGAAATAGTGATGCATCGGATGTGGCCATTTTAGGTAATGTGCAGCAAAGGTCTCTAGAGGTTGTCTATGATGGTGCTGCTGGGAAAGTTGGATTTGCTGCAGGAGGTTGCAGTTGA
- the LOC110602899 gene encoding aspartyl protease family protein At5g10770 — protein MATFASIFHSCFMYSSLILYLCLFFSLEKGSFAFEARKIAESQHLQLFHTIQVSDLLQSTSCKNSTKENTAVLKVVHRHGPCSQLNQGNANAPDLEKILAEDQSRVDSIHSKLSITSGGSYVKQTDGTRLPANKGLSLGTGNYFVTVGLGTPRKNLPLIFDTGSDLTWAKCKPGVDAYDPTKSTSYFNISCTSEICPYVTSATGMRPDCVSSTCVYGLQYGDGSFSVGFLAKERLSVGSTDVFDNFYFGCGQRNEGLFGKVGGLIGLGRAKLSIVTQTASKYNKLFSYCLPAYGKTGFLSFGASQSKSAKFIPLSSNANFYGLELIGIIVGGQKLPISITVFSRAGTIIDSGTVITRLQPAAYSALRSAFEKAMSKYPKAKPLSILDTCYDFSKYETVSVPKIVFSFNGADVEIDQAGIFVANGQAQVCLAFAGNSDARDVAIFGNTQQQNFEVVYDVNGGKVGFAPGEC, from the exons ATGGCTACTTTTGCTTCCATCTTCCACAGTTGCTTCATGTATTCTTCTCTAATTCTTTATTTATGCCTTTTCTTCTCTTTAGAAAAGGGTTCTTTTGCTTTTGAAGCAAGAAAAATAGCAGAAAGCCAACATCTTCAACTTTTCCATACCATTCAAGTTAGCGATTTGCTTCAATCAACTTCCTGCAagaactctaccaaag AAAACACGGCAGTCTTGAAGGTGGTTCACAGGCACGGGCCATGCTCCCAGCTGAATCAAGGCAATGCAAATGCTCCCGATCTCGAGAAAATCCTTGCTGAAGATCAATCCAGAGTGGATTCAATTCACTCAAAGCTCTCCATAACCTCCGGAGGCAGCTATGTCAAGCAGACGGATGGTACTAGACTTCCAGCCAATAAAGGTCTCTCCCTTGGCACAGGCAATTACTTTGTCACCGTGGGACTTGGCACTCCTAGAAAGAATCTCCCACTCATCTTCGACACTGGAAGTGACCTCACTTGGGCAAAATGCAAGCCTGGCGTCGATGCCTATGACCCTACTAAATCCACTTCCTATTTCAACAtttcttgcacttcagaaatTTGCCCTTATGTCACTTCCGCTACAGGTATGCGTCCTGATTGTGTCTCCTCAACGTGTGTGTACGGCCTCCAATACGGTGACGGATCATTCTCTGTTGGATTCTTGGCCAAAGAAAGGCTAAGCGTTGGATCTACCGACGTTTTTGACAATTTCTACTTCGGTTGTGGCCAGAGAAATGAAGGACTGTTCGGGAAAGTTGGCGGCCTGATTGGTCTTGGCCGAGCTAAGTTGTCCATCGTCACACAAACCGCTTCAAAATACAATAAGCTTTTTTCCTACTGTCTCCCAGCTTATGGCAAAACCGGCTTTCTGAGTTTCGGTGCCTCACAATCAAAATCTGCTAAATTCATCCCTCTATCTTCTAATGCAAACTTTTATGGCCTCGAACTCATTGGAATTATCGTAGGCGGCCAGAAGCTTCCAATCTCCATAACGGTGTTTTCTAGAGCAGGAACAATCATAGACTCTGGCACTGTAATCACACGGCTGCAGCCGGCTGCTTACTCTGCTCTCCGTTCAGCATTCGAGAAAGCAATGTCCAAGTATCCAAAGGCTAAGCCACTGTCAATACTGGACACTTGCTATGATTTTAGCAAGTACGAAACAGTTAGTGTGCCGAAGATTGTGTTTTCGTTTAATGGAGCTGACGTAGAAATCGATCAAGCAGGAATCTTTGTTGCAAATGGGCAAGCGCAAGTGTGTTTAGCGTTTGCTGGGAACAGCGACGCCAGGGATGTAGCGATTTTTGGGAACACGCAACAACAGAATTTTGAGGTGGTGTATGATGTGAATGGAGGGAAGGTCGGGTTTGCTCCTGGGGAATGCTAA
- the LOC110603439 gene encoding aspartyl protease family protein At5g10770 has translation MTVKTKRKITMPTTHFSSISLITYAFLLMIMFPCCSLQKSFDTHNAKVSSFLPPDVCDQSSQVHHNIDSSLELVHKLGPCFARFHDDKNKKLEKSGSYNIQEMLIKDQARVHSIHAKYSRYQEQWSSAFKEKQTTVPIHSGINIGTGNYVVMVALGTPAKNLTLVFDTGSDITWTQCEPCVRSCYRQAQPKFDPRKSSSYKNVSCSSASCQLIRASGGAKGCSSSTCLYGVQYGDGSYSVGFFAIDKLTISSDVFNNFLFGCGQENKGLFGKSAGLLGLGRKRLSLAFQTARKYKKLFSYCLPSLSSTGHLSFGGKLPKSVKFTPLSSKLLSTPFYGIDVTGISVGGHKLSANASVFSKADTIIDSGTVITRLQPTVYSELSSTFQEFMKDYPLTDGVSILDTCYDFSNYDEVLVPKISIFLRGGVEIEVNNMGIMVAIKGPEQVCLAFASTGDDTDLTILGSTQQKSYEVVHDLAKGRIGFAPGGCS, from the exons ATGACAGTAAAAACTAAAAGAAAGATCACCATGCCCACCACTCACTTCTCTTCCATCTCTCTCATAACTTATGCTTTTCTTCTTATGATTATGTTTCCTTGCTGCTCTTTGCAAAAATCTTTTGATACCCACAATGCTAAAGTCTCTTCTTTTCTACCACCAGATGTTTGCGACCAATCTTCTCAAG TTCATCATAACATAGACTCATCCTTAGAATTAGTGCATAAGCTAGGTCCATGCTTTGCACGCTTCCATGATGATAAGAACAAGAAGCTAGAAAAATCTGGCTCTTACAATATTCAAGAAATGCTCATTAAAGACCAAGCTCGAGTTCATTCAATCCATGCTAAGTATTCCAGATACCAAGAACAATGGTCTAGTGCTTTTAAGGAGAAGCAGACGACGGTACCAATCCACTCAGGAATCAACATTGGCACCGGCAATTACGTTGTTATGGTGGCTCTTGGAACCCCTGCAAAGAATTTGACACTTGTTTTTGACACTGGCAGCGACATTACTTGGACCCAATGTGAGCCATGCGTAAGGTCTTGCTACCGGCAAGCTCAACCAAAGTTTGATCCAAGGAAGTCCTCCTCCTATAAAAATGTTTCATGTTCTTCAGCTTCTTGCCAATTAATTCGCGCCTCAG GAGGCGCAAAGGGTTGCTCTTCCTCGACTTGTCTCTATGGAGTGCAATACGGTGATGGCTCCTATTCCGTTGGATTTTTTGCCATCGACAAGCTGACTATTTCATCGGATGTGTTCAACAATTTCTTGTTCGGCTGCGGCCAAGAAAATAAGGGCCTCTTTGGCAAATCAGCTGGTTTGCTTGGACTCGGACGTAAAAGGTTATCTTTAGCGTTTCAAACAGCTAGAAAATACAAAAAGCTCTTTTCTTACTGTTTACCGTCCTTAAGCTCAACCGGCCACCTTAGTTTTGGTGGCAAACTCCCGAAGTCTGTCAAATTCACTCCGTTATCATCAAAATTACTTTCAACACCTTTTTACGGCATCGATGTCACTGGAATAAGCGTCGGTGGCCACAAATTATCCGCGAATGCTTCAGTTTTTAGCAAAGCCGATACTATCATCGACTCAGGTACGGTCATTACTCGGCTGCAGCCCACAGTTTACTCTGAACTGAGCTCCACGTTTCAAGAATTTATGAAAGATTATCCCTTGACAGATGGGGTGTCCATTTTGGATACATGCTATGATTTTAGCAATTATGACGAGGTTTTGGTGCCCAAGATTAGCATTTTCTTGAGAGGTGGGGTTGAGATCGAGGTAAATAATATGGGGATTATGGTAGCAATAAAGGGTCCAGAGCAGGTGTGCCTTGCTTTTGCATCGACCGGTGATGATACCGATCTTACTATATTGGGAAGTACCCAGCAAAAGAGCTATGAGGTTGTCCATGATCTTGCCAAGGGAAGAATTGGATTTGCCCCTGGTGGTTGTAGCTAA